Sequence from the Nocardia brasiliensis genome:
TGATCCGGCCGACCACGGTGGCGAGCGCGGTGGCGGCCGGTTCGAAATCGAATTGCTGGTTCATGGGCACTCCTGGGATGAGCGGGTCTCAGCTATGCAGACGAACCGACCCCGCGGAACTCATCGGCCCGCGCCGATCACACGCCCGCTCGACGGTTCGGCACGGTCTCGAAGCGGTCTCACCGCGCCGCCGCAAGCGACCCTCGCGACCAACTCGTGACCGCGAAAACCGCTGGAAAAGCGGAGAATTGGTAGATGAAGGGTGATCGAGTCGAGATAGTCGTCGACGTCGGCGACGGGTCTCGCAGTTATGAAGTAGCCGCGACTCGCGCGGGGCGGCGGGTCGAGGTGCGGATCGCACGCGGCGTCGTCGAAGTCAGCGAGGTGACGCGCACCGGGAATCCGGTGCGCACCGCGCGATTCATGGCGGGCCGCACGCTGGCGCTGGTCGAATATCCGGCCGACGGGAACGGAGCGCGCGCCGACGAATGATCCCGCGACACGGGCCGCACGCGGGTTGCTCACCCGCGGGGCCAGGCGCATCCTCGACAGTGCCGGAACGACTCCCGCCTCGATTGCGCGCTACCCGCACGGGTATGCCGACACGCGAGGCCTACGCCGAGAGGAGCGCACGATGACCGATCGCACCATCCGCGACAACGATCCGGTGCCGGAAGCCGATCTCGCGGAGCAGTCCACGCCCGCCTACCCGGACGAGCTCGGCTACCCGGAGGACGGACCGGACCCCGACGGCACGATCGCCGCCGAGCTGGCCGAGAAGGCAGGCCCCGACCGATGGAACGCCGATCCGGCGGACGTGGTCGAGCAGTCGATCCCGGTGCCGTTCGACGACGAGCCCGACCTCGCCTGACCGCTCGGCCCAGCCGAATACCGGTGCGGCCCATCGGCTCCGTCCAGGGCCGGCACCGAAGCATGGACAAGGCTCGAGGTCAGAACCAGCACCCGGCTCGGTCAGGGCTCGGTTCAGGGGCAGATCCCGGCGCGCACCGCCGCGTGCAGCTCACGCAGGCTGGATCGCTCGGTGGCCACCTCGAGCACCCGCGTGCCGTGCGCGTGCCCCGCGAGCTCGACGGCCAGCTGCTCCGGATCGACCTGCCGATGCGGAATGCGATACGCGGCGCACAGCGCGGCCAGGTCCATCCCGTGCGGGGTGCCGAAGACCCGCTCGAACACGCCCGCGTACTGCGGATCGCCCTGCTCGAGCAGTTCGAAGATGCCGCCGCCGTCGTCGTTGGCGACCACGATGGTCAGGTCGGCGGGACGCGGCTCACCGGGCCCGATCAGCAGGCCGGAGGCGTCGTGCAGGAAGGTCAGGTCGCCGATGAGCGCGATGGTCCTGCCCTCGTGGTGCAGTGCCGCGCCGACGGCGGTGGACACTGTGCCGTCGATGCCCGCGACACCCCGGTTCGACAGCACCTTGATGCCGGGACGCGGGTGCGAGACCAGCGCGGCGTCGCGCACCGGGTTGGACGCACCGAGCACCAGCTGATCGCCCTCGCGCAGCGCGTTCATCACCACGGCGGCCACGTGCAGACCCGTCGGCTTCGGATGGCTGCCGAGTTCGGCGCGCACCGCCTGATTCGCCTTCTCGTCGAGTTCGCGGCAGTAGTCCAGCCACTGCGGGCGCGGCGCTCCGGACGTCACCGCGCGCGTCCCGGTGCCGAGCACGTTGCCCGAGACATCGGGCCAGCGCGGGCCGGTGGTGAGCGCGTAGACCCGAACCGCAGGATCGGCGAGGACCTTGGAGACCTGCCGGTGCAGAGTCGGGCGCCCGGTGATGATCGCCTGGCGCGGCCGCAGCAGCGGCAGCGCCAGCGGGTGCAGCGCGGGCCCGTGCATCGGCGCGGTGGGCTCGGCGACCGTGGGCAGCGCGGCCAGTTCCGGCCGCAGGCCGGCGCCGTGTCCGGAGATGACGACGGTGTCCGGGGTCAGGTCGAGATCGAGCGGCACGTCGAGGGTGGCGTACTGCGTCTTGGTCCAGGCTTCGTCGGCGTCGCGCCCGGCCGGGGGCTGCTCGCCGGGGGCGAGGTCGGGGACCAGCGGCTCGCGCAGCGGAATGTCGAAGTGCACCGGGCCCGCGTTGCCCGAGCGGGTGCCGCGCGCGGCGGCGAGCACCCGGCACACGGCCGAGCGCCACTGGCTGTTCTGGTGCCCGTACTCAGCACACTCCGCGGTCGCGGGCTCCTGCTCGGCGAGGCCGAGGCTGATCGCGGCGCGGACCTGGCTACCGAACAGACCGAACTGCTCGACGGTCTGATTCGCGCCGGAGCCGAGCATCTCGTAGGGCCGGTTCGCGCTGAGCACCACCAGCGGGATGCGGGCGTAGTTGGCCTCGAGCACGGCGGGGCCGAGATTCGCGACGGCGGTGCCCGAGGTCATCACGACGGGCACGGGCAGCCGACTGGCGACCGAGAGGCCGATGGCGAGAAAGCCCGCCGTCCGCTCGTCGATGCGCATGTGCAACCGCAGCCGACCGGCGGCGTCGGCGGCCTGCAGCGCGAAGGCCAGCGGCGCGTTGCGCGATCCGGGGCACAGGACGACATCCCGTACACCCCCGCGCGCGAGTTCGTCCACGACGACCTGCGCTTGTGCTGTAGACGGGTTCACGCCTCCAGCCTCTCAGACAGTGCGCCGGCCGTCTGCGTCGCCCTGGTCACACCGCGCTCCTTCGCCTGGACGACACCCAGCGGTGTCGCCGAGATCGCAGGGCGCCGATCGGCCCCGCGTTCGGATCGGCCCGCACGAGCAGAACGCGCCGCACATCGAAAAGCGCGGCCGCGGACGGCCGTTCGATGTGCGACGCGTCCGACGTGCACGGCGCGGGTGCGATCAGCGGGCTGATCCGGTACGCCAGATTCAGTTGGCGTGCTTCTGCACCAGGTCGCCGACCCGGGGCAGTGCCTCGATGACGTTCTTCTTGGCCGAGGAACGCATCGACGAGTAGACCTTCTTCAGCGCGGGCCGGGTGGAAGCATCGGCACGCGCGTCGGTGACGGCCAGCAGGGCCTCGGCGACCTCGTCCGACTTGGCGACGAGCAGATCACCGAACTTGCCCGTGCCGGACGCGGCGTACTCCTGCCAGAACGGCTCGAGCTGGGCAACGAGTTTGGGCGCCAACGACTCCAGCGCATCAGGCACGATCGACGGGCTGATCTTCTTGACCGCCGCGTAGCCACCCTTCACAGCCAGGCCGGACGCACCACCCTTGTCCGAGACCTCGGCATCAAGAACCTCGACGGCATCGGCAAGAAAAGCCGGGCGCTTGGCGTCGTCGAGCAGGGATTCAGACAGTGCTGCAACCACTTTCAGGTTCCTCCGGAATAGGTTTCGATGAACGAGCGACCGCAACTATACGCACCGTCGCGCGGCTGGTCGCGGCACTCACCCGCTAACGACGCGCGTCCCAAACGTGCTCTGCGCCACGGCAAATACAGACCGGGCGGTCGCTCATGGCTGCCACGGCAGTAATTGCACCATCAACCCTTCGCAGTCGGCGAGCACATTGCCCTGCTCATCGAGCAATTCGGCGGTGATGAACGTCTTGCGCCCCTCGATCCGATCCACCCGCCCGCGCACCGTCAGCGGCGTCTGCAACGGGGTGATCTTGCGATAATTCACATGCAGATACGCGGTGCGGCTGATCGGGCGTCCGGCGTAGTGCACGATCATGCCGAGCAGATCGTCGAACAGCAGCGGCAGCACGCCACCGTGTGCCGCGCCGTTGCCGCCGAGATGAAACCGCCGGAACTCCCCCGCCATCCGAATCCCGTCCGGGCCCGCCTCGAGCACCCGCCACGGCAGCAGCAAAAGGCTGCCGCGCCCCGGCAATTCGACCGCGCGGCCCGCGGGCCCCTGCAATTCCGGCGCCCGGTAGGGCTCCAGCAAATCGACGAGCTCTTCGGCCTTCGCGCGTGCGGCGGCGAACACCTCATCCGGCGCGTCCACCGAAACGGCGAGGTCCTGCAGCGTGCGCATCGCCTCGACGAACGGGCCGAAGTCCGCCCCGATCTTCGCGCGCGAGACCTTCGGAAATCCCCCGTGCTTCGCGTAACGGGACTCGTCCACCGCGCTGCGATCGATCACCGGCTTCTCGCGCTCCCGCGTCGCGCGGCTACCGCTCCCCGAGTCGCGCTGTGCTGCTCTATCCATACCTGCACCATAACCGTCTTTTTTACACCGTCAAGCCACGGCTGGCCGGTAGGCCGTCGCGGCCCGAGGGCAATAATCACTGGCGTGACGTTCAATCCGAAGTTGTGGCGGCCCGTCCCCGGGTTCGAGAATCTGACCGACATCACCTATCACCGGCACATCGAACAGGGCACCGTGCGGATCGCCTTCGATCGTCCCGAGGTGCGCAACGCGTTTCGCCCGCACACGGTCGACGAACTCTATCGGGCGCTCGACCACGCGCGGATGACCCCGGATGTCGGCGCCGTGCTGCTCACCGGCAACGGGCCGAGCCCCAAGGACGGCGGCTGGGCGTTCTGCTCCGGCGGCGATCAGCGCATCCGCGGCCGCAACGGCTACCAGTACGCCAGCGGCGACACCGCGGACACGGTGGACCAGGCGCGTGCGGGCCGGTTGCACATCCTCGAGGTGCAGCGACTCATCCGCTTCATGCCGAAGGTGGTCATCGCCCTGGTGAACGGCTGGGCCGCGGGCGGCGGGCACAGCCTGCACGTGGTCTGCGACCTCACCCTGGCCAGTCGCGAGCACGCCAGGTTCAAGCAGACCGACGCCGATGTCGGCAGCTTCGACGGCGGCTACGGCAGCGCCTACCTCGCGAAGATGGTCGGCCAGAAGTTCGCCAGGGAGATCTTCTTCCTCGGCCGCCCGTACACCGCCGAGGAGATGCACCAGATGGGCGCGGTGAACAAGGTGGTCGACCATGCCGAGCTCGAAGACGTCGCACTGGAGTGGACCGCCGATATCAACGGCAAATCGCCACAGGCGCAACGCATGCTGAAGTACGCGTTCAACCTGCTCGACGACGGGCTGGTGGGCCAGCAGCTGTTCGCGGGCGAGGCGACCAGGATGGCGTACATGACCGACGAGGCCGTCGAGGGCCGCGACTCGTTCCTGGAGAAGCGCAAGCCCGACTGGTCCCCCTACCCCTGGTACTTCTGACATGGAGATCCTCAACAGCAGAATCCTGCTGCGCCCCACGGACTACAAGACCACGCTCGCGTTCTACCGCGACAGCCTCGGCCTCGCGATCGCCCGCGAGTATCCGGGCGGCACCGTCTTCTTCGCCGGGCAGTCGCTGGTCGAGGTGGCCGCGCACGGCGGCTCGGGTCGTGCGGCACCGTTCCAGGGCGCGCTCTGGCTGCAGGTGCGTGACGTGTCCGACGCCGCGGCCGAGCTCGCGCTGAAAGGCATCGCGATCGACAAGTCCCCGGCCGTGCAGCCGTGGGGGCTGATCGAGATGTGGCTGCGCGACCCGGACGGGGTGCCGATCGTGCTCGTCGAGGTGCCGGCCGATCACCCGATACGCAGAGATACCCGCCGGTCAGACGACTGATCGCGGGTCCGCTTTGTTCCAAATGGGCACATCGAGTTGCCAAGCCGTGCCCCGGCGAGGACGATAGCGCTCGGATGGCCCCCGACCGCCGTTGTTTGGCCCGGCCGCCGTGTGAACCCGTCCGACGAGTGAATCGCAGCCCACATGCCTGGCGAACCTGAGCCCCATTTCTTGGGGGCGGCCGAACACGTCTCGCGCCGCCCCGGCAAACCGACCACCCGTTCCGCGTTCGGCGACGCGGCCATGACACGATCCCTACCGTGAGCGAGCGCAGTGAGCGGGCCAAGGGCACAGCGCCTCTGGGCACGAGGGGGTCGGGCATCGGGGTGCCGGGGGTCGTCGAGGCAGGTGAGGTGGGGTCGTGAGGACTCTCCGGACTTTGCCGATGCCCACCGGCTCCGGTGCGGGCGATATCCTGCCGCACCTGCGAGAGGCATTGGAGGGCAACGGGCCCGCGTGGCTGCCGATCCCGACCAGCGACCGCAGGGAGGCCAGGCGGCTCAGCGACGCCCTCTCCCCCGGCGAGACGATCGATGACGACGTCGCCCTGGTGGTGACCACCTCCGGCACCACAGGCGTGCCCAAAGGCGCGATGCTCAGTGCCGCCGCGCTGCGGGCCAGCGGCACCGCCACCCACGATCGGCTCGGCGGACCGGGCAGCTGGCTGCTCGCCCTGCCGACCCACCACATCGCGGGCATCCAGGTGCTGTTGCGCAGCATTCTGGCGGGCACCCAGCCCACCATCCTCGACGTGTCCGGCGGCTTCCTGCCGGAGGCGCTGGCAGGCGCGGTGTCGAGCATGCGCGGCGAGCGCCGCTACACCGCGCTGGTGCCGACCCAGCTGATCAAGGCTCTGGACGCACCGGGCGCCGCGGCCGCCCTCGCCGAGCTCGACGGCGTCCTGGTCGGCGGCGCGGCGACCCCGCT
This genomic interval carries:
- the menD gene encoding 2-succinyl-5-enolpyruvyl-6-hydroxy-3-cyclohexene-1-carboxylic-acid synthase, which gives rise to MNPSTAQAQVVVDELARGGVRDVVLCPGSRNAPLAFALQAADAAGRLRLHMRIDERTAGFLAIGLSVASRLPVPVVMTSGTAVANLGPAVLEANYARIPLVVLSANRPYEMLGSGANQTVEQFGLFGSQVRAAISLGLAEQEPATAECAEYGHQNSQWRSAVCRVLAAARGTRSGNAGPVHFDIPLREPLVPDLAPGEQPPAGRDADEAWTKTQYATLDVPLDLDLTPDTVVISGHGAGLRPELAALPTVAEPTAPMHGPALHPLALPLLRPRQAIITGRPTLHRQVSKVLADPAVRVYALTTGPRWPDVSGNVLGTGTRAVTSGAPRPQWLDYCRELDEKANQAVRAELGSHPKPTGLHVAAVVMNALREGDQLVLGASNPVRDAALVSHPRPGIKVLSNRGVAGIDGTVSTAVGAALHHEGRTIALIGDLTFLHDASGLLIGPGEPRPADLTIVVANDDGGGIFELLEQGDPQYAGVFERVFGTPHGMDLAALCAAYRIPHRQVDPEQLAVELAGHAHGTRVLEVATERSSLRELHAAVRAGICP
- a CDS encoding DUF6918 family protein, encoding MVAALSESLLDDAKRPAFLADAVEVLDAEVSDKGGASGLAVKGGYAAVKKISPSIVPDALESLAPKLVAQLEPFWQEYAASGTGKFGDLLVAKSDEVAEALLAVTDARADASTRPALKKVYSSMRSSAKKNVIEALPRVGDLVQKHAN
- a CDS encoding PaaI family thioesterase, whose amino-acid sequence is MDRAAQRDSGSGSRATREREKPVIDRSAVDESRYAKHGGFPKVSRAKIGADFGPFVEAMRTLQDLAVSVDAPDEVFAAARAKAEELVDLLEPYRAPELQGPAGRAVELPGRGSLLLLPWRVLEAGPDGIRMAGEFRRFHLGGNGAAHGGVLPLLFDDLLGMIVHYAGRPISRTAYLHVNYRKITPLQTPLTVRGRVDRIEGRKTFITAELLDEQGNVLADCEGLMVQLLPWQP
- a CDS encoding 1,4-dihydroxy-2-naphthoyl-CoA synthase, whose translation is MTFNPKLWRPVPGFENLTDITYHRHIEQGTVRIAFDRPEVRNAFRPHTVDELYRALDHARMTPDVGAVLLTGNGPSPKDGGWAFCSGGDQRIRGRNGYQYASGDTADTVDQARAGRLHILEVQRLIRFMPKVVIALVNGWAAGGGHSLHVVCDLTLASREHARFKQTDADVGSFDGGYGSAYLAKMVGQKFAREIFFLGRPYTAEEMHQMGAVNKVVDHAELEDVALEWTADINGKSPQAQRMLKYAFNLLDDGLVGQQLFAGEATRMAYMTDEAVEGRDSFLEKRKPDWSPYPWYF
- a CDS encoding VOC family protein, whose product is MEILNSRILLRPTDYKTTLAFYRDSLGLAIAREYPGGTVFFAGQSLVEVAAHGGSGRAAPFQGALWLQVRDVSDAAAELALKGIAIDKSPAVQPWGLIEMWLRDPDGVPIVLVEVPADHPIRRDTRRSDD